In Myxococcus stipitatus, the following are encoded in one genomic region:
- a CDS encoding TolC family protein, which translates to MRRFISSISVLVMSLFAGGAWADEVHPPEVITVEEALRLLAEKSPWLATERARVEVAAAERVTAGMLPNPSLSYGGQRLVSGANTGSLSQHQLVVEQPLLLFGQRGVRRDLADLNVRAEQARVGATFAERALSVRAAFADLLASQEELRILEASQADLSHVEKVVQGRASAGDTSRYDVERIELETRALSVEAQNARTGIEDAAGRLAALLGVPNWRPRAQGELRPSGPIPTLEHLWEEAQQRRPSLVAVRERQAAARGGLVLARRERLPVPSLAAGAVLTREENSVSVSFGLSLPLPLFDRNQGAISRASAEVEAESRALDAEVAEARAELTRAYAVLEGRSGSLSSLEKDVVERLPTVRRMAEDGYREGRGSILELLDAFRSLKDFRLLHLRQLQSVRLAEDSVLFAAGMDRLPTAQ; encoded by the coding sequence ATGAGGCGCTTCATTTCATCCATCAGTGTGTTGGTGATGTCCCTCTTCGCGGGAGGCGCGTGGGCCGACGAGGTTCATCCTCCGGAGGTCATCACCGTGGAGGAGGCGCTGCGGCTGCTCGCGGAGAAGAGCCCGTGGCTCGCCACGGAGCGGGCCCGCGTCGAGGTCGCCGCGGCGGAGCGCGTCACGGCGGGGATGCTGCCCAATCCCTCGCTCAGCTACGGAGGCCAGCGGCTCGTCTCGGGTGCGAACACCGGGTCGCTTTCACAGCACCAGCTGGTCGTCGAGCAGCCTCTGCTCCTGTTCGGACAGCGAGGCGTGCGCCGGGACCTGGCGGACTTGAATGTCCGTGCCGAGCAGGCGCGAGTCGGTGCGACCTTCGCGGAGCGTGCCTTGAGTGTCCGCGCGGCCTTCGCGGACCTGCTGGCCAGCCAGGAGGAGCTGCGTATCCTCGAAGCGAGCCAGGCGGACTTGAGCCATGTGGAGAAGGTGGTGCAGGGCCGAGCCTCGGCTGGAGACACGAGCCGGTATGACGTGGAGCGAATCGAGCTCGAGACCCGGGCCTTGAGCGTGGAGGCCCAGAACGCACGCACGGGGATCGAGGATGCCGCGGGACGGCTCGCGGCCCTGCTGGGTGTTCCGAACTGGAGACCTCGCGCGCAAGGAGAGCTGCGTCCCTCCGGGCCCATCCCCACGCTCGAGCATCTCTGGGAGGAGGCACAGCAGCGACGCCCCTCCCTGGTGGCGGTCCGGGAGCGGCAGGCGGCGGCACGAGGTGGGCTTGTGCTCGCGCGCCGTGAGCGACTCCCGGTGCCCTCGCTGGCCGCCGGAGCCGTGCTCACCCGAGAGGAGAACAGCGTCTCGGTGTCCTTCGGCCTCTCCCTGCCGCTCCCCCTCTTCGACCGGAACCAGGGCGCCATCTCCCGCGCCTCGGCGGAGGTCGAGGCAGAGTCACGTGCGCTGGACGCGGAGGTCGCGGAGGCCCGCGCGGAGCTCACTCGGGCGTATGCGGTCCTCGAGGGCCGCAGCGGCTCGCTCTCGAGCCTGGAGAAGGACGTGGTGGAGCGGCTCCCGACGGTCCGCAGGATGGCGGAGGATGGCTATCGCGAGGGACGCGGGAGCATCCTGGAGCTGCTGGATGCGTTCCGCTCGCTCAAGGACTTTCGCTTGCTCCACCTGAGGCAACTGCAATCCGTCAGGCTCGCGGAGGACTCGGTGCTGTTCGCCGCGGGAATGGACAGACTGCCCACGGCGCAGTGA
- a CDS encoding Ig-like domain-containing protein, whose amino-acid sequence MRSSLGMLWSWGLGVTLALSLGACGTEPRDGISQEGDKASTHERLGTSLAWDPYADAVASGTTATVLNANAALGAPDGQAATLLGLLNTALVLDLGQGEEGTGDLRVHYQGLSLALVAQVDFLKADGTFIASSPLHLVELGLGTHVAVATYSGNIPYRYVRLRGSVLALYLVDAVETSLRPICGDGKLGGAELCDDGNQLSGDGCNSVCQVEPGYTCTGEPSVCDNNRAPTVDPAHATTLEDTPVNITITAADPDGDTLSYSYTTPGHGTLALSGATVTYTPNANFAGQDTFQVTVSDGRKQATATVTVTVSPVNDAPVAVSASVTVSFNTSTPITLVATDVEGDALTFTTTAPAHGTLSGRGAQLLYTPNADFQGQDQFTFVANDGALDSNTATISITVRGPPVCGDGYLDSGEVCDDGNRVAGDGCRADCKGVELCGDGLVDSVAGEQCDDGNTTPGDGCDAACQLDAFTNVPPTLISGMLNCSSANSNTGRKAAVDALGRFYVVMRCDGAAYVSVSVDRGHTWVGPTALGITNAAEVAIEGGPTGVAYVAATSAGSVVFTRTVDAGASWEAPRVIGTAANPTVSLDSMGDALYISVSRGSTGVRVLRNFARGAGDFLATDVDQNNAFFDVLVDKVSGDVFSVSDDPSFRIRRSTDQGTNFDPQTSAPGQAFFSDWTGSNGFIYVTGTFGDDNVDVIPMSAPGTSTQVPGLPTDVGPGPLRAIDSDALGNAYVVTQRGTGNIQLDRMLVGATSILAADARTVGPGASPAVAALPSNGGALVAYSNGTSVYASVVVY is encoded by the coding sequence ATGCGAAGCAGTCTTGGCATGCTGTGGTCGTGGGGGCTTGGCGTGACGTTGGCCCTGTCCCTGGGCGCATGTGGTACGGAGCCGAGGGATGGGATTTCGCAAGAGGGCGACAAGGCGTCGACGCATGAGCGCCTAGGAACCTCGTTGGCCTGGGACCCCTATGCGGACGCGGTGGCGTCGGGCACCACGGCGACGGTGCTCAACGCGAACGCGGCCCTGGGCGCTCCGGACGGGCAGGCCGCGACGCTGCTGGGCTTGCTCAACACGGCGCTGGTGCTGGACCTGGGTCAGGGCGAAGAAGGTACCGGTGACCTGCGCGTCCACTACCAGGGCCTGTCCTTGGCGCTGGTGGCCCAGGTGGACTTCCTGAAGGCGGACGGGACCTTCATTGCCTCCAGTCCGTTGCACCTGGTGGAGCTGGGCCTGGGGACCCATGTGGCGGTGGCGACCTACTCGGGGAACATTCCCTATCGCTACGTACGCCTGCGAGGCTCGGTGCTCGCGCTCTACCTGGTGGATGCGGTGGAGACGTCGCTGCGGCCCATCTGTGGTGATGGGAAGCTGGGCGGGGCCGAACTCTGTGACGACGGCAACCAGCTCTCCGGCGACGGCTGCAACAGCGTCTGCCAGGTGGAGCCGGGCTACACCTGCACGGGGGAGCCGAGCGTTTGCGACAACAACCGCGCACCCACGGTCGACCCTGCTCACGCGACCACTCTCGAGGACACGCCGGTGAACATCACCATCACCGCGGCGGACCCGGATGGTGACACCCTCAGCTACTCCTACACCACGCCTGGCCATGGCACGCTCGCGCTCTCGGGGGCGACGGTGACGTACACCCCGAACGCGAACTTCGCGGGCCAGGACACCTTCCAGGTCACGGTCTCCGACGGCAGGAAGCAGGCGACGGCCACCGTCACGGTCACCGTGAGCCCGGTCAACGACGCGCCCGTGGCGGTCTCCGCCTCCGTGACGGTGAGCTTCAACACGTCGACGCCCATCACGCTGGTGGCCACGGACGTGGAGGGGGATGCGCTCACGTTCACCACGACCGCTCCGGCACACGGAACGCTGTCCGGGAGGGGCGCCCAGTTGCTCTACACGCCGAACGCGGACTTCCAAGGGCAGGACCAGTTCACCTTCGTGGCCAATGACGGCGCGCTGGACTCCAACACCGCCACCATCAGCATCACCGTCCGGGGGCCGCCCGTCTGCGGCGACGGCTACCTCGACTCGGGTGAGGTGTGCGACGACGGCAACCGCGTCGCGGGCGACGGATGCCGGGCGGACTGCAAGGGCGTGGAGCTGTGCGGTGACGGCCTGGTCGACAGCGTCGCGGGCGAACAGTGCGACGATGGCAACACGACCCCGGGAGATGGCTGCGACGCCGCGTGCCAACTGGATGCGTTCACGAACGTGCCCCCGACACTCATCAGCGGGATGCTGAACTGCTCCTCGGCCAACTCGAACACGGGGCGCAAGGCGGCGGTGGATGCACTGGGGCGCTTCTATGTCGTCATGCGGTGTGATGGCGCGGCCTATGTCAGCGTCAGCGTGGACCGTGGCCACACCTGGGTGGGGCCCACGGCCCTGGGCATCACCAACGCGGCGGAGGTCGCGATTGAAGGAGGCCCCACCGGGGTCGCGTATGTCGCGGCCACCAGCGCAGGCTCGGTCGTCTTCACCCGGACGGTTGACGCGGGAGCCAGCTGGGAGGCTCCCCGAGTCATCGGCACGGCCGCCAACCCCACCGTCAGCCTGGATTCCATGGGCGATGCCCTCTACATCTCCGTCTCGAGAGGCAGCACGGGGGTCCGCGTGCTCCGGAACTTCGCGCGGGGCGCGGGCGACTTCCTCGCGACAGACGTGGACCAGAACAACGCCTTCTTCGATGTCCTCGTGGACAAGGTCAGCGGAGATGTCTTCTCGGTGAGCGATGACCCCTCGTTCCGGATCCGCCGCAGCACCGACCAGGGGACGAACTTCGACCCACAGACTTCCGCGCCAGGGCAGGCGTTCTTCTCGGATTGGACGGGCTCCAACGGCTTCATCTACGTCACGGGCACCTTCGGGGACGACAACGTGGACGTCATCCCGATGTCCGCGCCAGGGACGAGCACCCAGGTTCCGGGGCTCCCCACGGACGTCGGTCCTGGCCCCCTTCGAGCCATTGACTCGGATGCGCTCGGCAACGCCTACGTCGTCACCCAGCGGGGGACGGGCAACATCCAGTTGGACCGGATGCTCGTGGGAGCCACTTCGATTCTGGCCGCGGACGCCAGGACGGTGGGCCCCGGCGCCTCGCCAGCGGTCGCGGCCCTCCCGTCGAACGGTGGCGCCCTGGTCGCCTATTCGAACGGCACCAGCGTCTACGCCTCCGTCGTCGTGTACTGA
- a CDS encoding GNAT family N-acetyltransferase, with product MILRDVTDADLPIFFEHQRDPEAQRMAAFPAREHDAFMTHWRTRVLIPENVTRTIVVDGRVVGYVGSWGQDGRRFVAYWVGREHWGKGMATQALSKFLEHERVRPLHAWVAVHNTGSIRVLEKCGFRKEAHENPPGEDGVEEVLMSLESSPRGENNPR from the coding sequence ATGATTCTCCGCGACGTCACAGATGCTGACCTTCCCATCTTCTTCGAGCACCAGCGCGACCCGGAAGCGCAGCGCATGGCTGCGTTTCCAGCTCGGGAGCACGATGCGTTCATGACTCACTGGCGCACGAGGGTTCTCATCCCCGAGAACGTGACGCGGACTATCGTCGTTGACGGAAGGGTTGTCGGGTACGTGGGGAGTTGGGGGCAGGATGGCCGCCGCTTCGTGGCCTATTGGGTGGGACGCGAGCACTGGGGCAAGGGCATGGCGACCCAGGCGCTCTCGAAGTTCCTCGAGCACGAGCGGGTACGCCCGCTCCATGCGTGGGTGGCGGTCCACAACACCGGCTCGATTCGGGTCCTCGAGAAGTGTGGCTTTCGCAAAGAGGCCCACGAGAATCCGCCGGGCGAGGACGGAGTCGAGGAGGTGCTCATGTCGCTGGAGTCGAGCCCGCGGGGAGAGAACAACCCTCGCTGA
- a CDS encoding FAD-dependent monooxygenase, whose product MSRPHVLIVGAGIAGPSLAGWLASQGWRITVVERARSLRIGGQAVDFRGPVHRAVLERMGLWEAIHERRTRLGAQSLLDASGRTLVELPALMMSGDVELHRGDLCQLLFERTREGVEYHFGDAPTALHETPDGVEVEFEKQAPRRFDLVVGADGLRSNVRSLLFGTAQDCLSHHGYRVAGCTLPNELGLRHRGVIYSEPGRGVSVTSAQDVNQVRALFVFTGAPLGSHERSPAAARQVVSEAFAGAGWKTRQLVEGLREAEDVYFDAVGSVRLARYSQGRVVLLGDAAWGGTLGGQGTPLAMVGAYVLAGELLASPDAYSDAFSRYEARMRPYATPAQDGAKRVGGFFAPRTRAGLVLRNQLYRMLTSKPLERVFEKLVTHAANAFELPEYAAAAFVTPQVPYGALSG is encoded by the coding sequence ATGTCACGACCCCACGTCCTCATCGTTGGAGCAGGAATCGCAGGTCCTTCACTCGCGGGTTGGCTCGCGAGCCAGGGGTGGCGAATCACCGTCGTCGAACGTGCCCGTTCGCTGCGCATCGGCGGGCAGGCCGTGGACTTCCGAGGCCCCGTGCACCGCGCGGTCCTGGAGCGCATGGGACTGTGGGAGGCCATCCACGAACGGCGGACGCGGTTGGGAGCGCAGTCCCTCCTCGATGCCTCGGGGCGGACGCTGGTGGAGCTGCCCGCGCTGATGATGAGCGGCGACGTCGAGCTTCACCGCGGAGACCTCTGCCAGCTGCTCTTCGAGCGGACGCGAGAGGGCGTGGAGTACCACTTCGGCGACGCACCCACCGCGCTGCACGAGACCCCGGACGGAGTGGAGGTGGAGTTCGAAAAGCAGGCTCCGCGGCGCTTCGACCTGGTGGTGGGCGCGGATGGACTCCGCTCGAATGTGCGCTCGCTGCTCTTCGGCACAGCCCAGGACTGTCTGAGTCATCATGGGTATCGCGTCGCGGGTTGCACCTTGCCGAACGAGCTGGGACTGCGGCATCGCGGCGTCATCTACAGCGAGCCGGGGCGCGGGGTGAGTGTCACCAGCGCACAGGATGTGAACCAGGTCCGCGCGTTGTTCGTCTTCACCGGTGCGCCCCTCGGCTCGCATGAGCGTTCCCCTGCTGCCGCGCGCCAGGTGGTCTCGGAGGCCTTCGCGGGGGCGGGGTGGAAGACGCGGCAGCTCGTGGAGGGACTTCGTGAGGCGGAGGACGTCTACTTCGACGCCGTCGGCTCCGTCCGGCTCGCGCGGTACTCCCAGGGCCGTGTGGTGCTGCTCGGGGATGCGGCATGGGGTGGAACGCTCGGGGGGCAGGGCACGCCCCTCGCGATGGTGGGCGCGTATGTGCTCGCGGGTGAGTTGCTCGCGAGCCCCGATGCGTACTCGGACGCCTTCTCTCGCTACGAGGCCCGGATGCGGCCCTATGCGACACCGGCGCAGGATGGCGCGAAGCGTGTGGGTGGCTTCTTCGCTCCCCGTACGCGAGCCGGCCTTGTCCTGCGAAATCAGCTCTACCGGATGCTCACCTCGAAGCCGCTCGAGCGCGTGTTCGAAAAGCTCGTCACTCATGCGGCCAATGCGTTCGAGTTGCCCGAGTATGCTGCCGCTGCGTTCGTCACACCCCAGGTCCCCTACGGAGCTTTGTCAGGATGA
- a CDS encoding TetR/AcrR family transcriptional regulator C-terminal domain-containing protein has protein sequence MATAPYRRIVEDVKRQLRTGALQPGDRLPSTRELARQWKVALATAAHAMRVLAEEGVVKALPRVGTVVAGGTSRPSATRGTAESTRERIVRAAISMADDEGLPALSIRGVASKLGMPVMSLYRYVASKEVLLVMMAEAVFADELLPPEPPPGWRAQLELAARLEWRVFKRHPWLARVVSLTRPQPQPGALAYADWVMRALQETRLPAQEVMRVHVLLHTFVQGIAVNLESEADAIAQTGMNDEEFMRRTESSFLNLATSGRFPHFAKVLTGLRTGFDLDFDELFETGLRVWLDGLEVRLARR, from the coding sequence ATGGCAACGGCCCCCTACCGGCGCATCGTCGAAGACGTGAAGAGACAACTCCGCACCGGCGCGCTCCAGCCGGGTGACCGGTTGCCATCCACCCGGGAGCTCGCCCGGCAATGGAAGGTCGCGCTCGCGACGGCGGCACATGCCATGAGGGTGCTCGCGGAGGAGGGTGTGGTGAAGGCCCTGCCGCGTGTGGGCACTGTTGTCGCAGGTGGCACATCCCGGCCGAGCGCGACACGCGGCACGGCGGAGTCCACACGCGAGCGCATCGTGCGAGCGGCCATCTCCATGGCGGATGACGAAGGCCTGCCAGCACTTTCGATTCGGGGAGTTGCCTCGAAGCTCGGCATGCCGGTGATGTCTCTCTACCGGTACGTCGCCAGCAAGGAGGTGCTGCTCGTGATGATGGCGGAGGCGGTGTTCGCGGACGAGCTGCTGCCACCGGAACCGCCCCCAGGGTGGCGCGCGCAGTTGGAGCTGGCGGCCCGGTTGGAGTGGCGGGTCTTCAAGCGCCACCCCTGGCTTGCGCGCGTGGTGAGTCTCACGCGGCCTCAGCCACAGCCTGGAGCGCTCGCCTACGCGGACTGGGTGATGCGGGCGCTTCAGGAGACGCGGCTCCCGGCGCAGGAGGTGATGCGTGTCCACGTGCTGCTCCACACGTTCGTGCAGGGCATCGCGGTCAACCTCGAGTCCGAGGCCGACGCCATCGCCCAGACGGGCATGAACGACGAGGAGTTCATGCGGAGGACCGAGTCCAGCTTCCTCAACCTCGCGACGTCAGGGCGCTTCCCGCACTTCGCGAAGGTTCTCACCGGCTTGCGCACGGGCTTCGACCTGGACTTCGACGAACTGTTCGAGACGGGCCTGCGCGTGTGGCTCGACGGCCTCGAAGTACGGCTCGCGAGGCGGTAG
- a CDS encoding TetR/AcrR family transcriptional regulator, whose amino-acid sequence MPAPLMSREEIVARLLEIFRERGYDGASLTDVSAATSLGKSSLYHHFPGGKQDMGAAVLEQAGAWLERDIIGALNAERPPLRRLDAMFAAVRSFYGGGTRPCILAALVTGTARKLFQAELTQTFQRWMQALATMLTEAGVGAATARELAEDLVVSVQGALIVSRGTDDPDLFGDTLRRQHARLKAALDAAQR is encoded by the coding sequence ATGCCAGCTCCACTCATGTCCCGTGAGGAGATCGTCGCGCGGCTGCTCGAAATCTTCCGGGAGCGCGGCTACGACGGCGCCAGCCTGACGGATGTGTCGGCGGCCACCAGCTTGGGCAAGTCGAGCCTGTACCACCACTTCCCGGGCGGGAAGCAGGACATGGGGGCCGCGGTGCTCGAGCAGGCGGGGGCCTGGCTCGAGCGAGACATCATCGGCGCGCTGAACGCTGAGCGGCCTCCGCTCCGCCGGCTCGATGCCATGTTCGCGGCCGTGCGCTCCTTCTATGGGGGCGGTACCCGGCCCTGCATCCTCGCGGCGCTCGTGACGGGGACCGCGCGCAAGCTGTTCCAGGCCGAGCTGACCCAGACCTTCCAGCGGTGGATGCAGGCGCTCGCCACGATGTTGACGGAGGCGGGGGTGGGCGCGGCCACCGCGCGCGAACTCGCCGAGGACCTCGTGGTTTCAGTGCAGGGTGCGCTCATCGTTTCGCGTGGCACCGATGACCCGGACCTCTTCGGCGACACGTTGCGGCGCCAGCATGCGCGGCTGAAGGCCGCCCTGGACGCCGCGCAGCGCTGA
- a CDS encoding alpha/beta fold hydrolase codes for MSPSQSSLPTRRAVGLLAAAVLTLAAFLPSQAAPAGTSADKRRVESQVRYRTATLDGVEVFYREAGPKDAPVLLLLHGFPTSSHMFRNLIPALADRYRVVAPDYPGFGQSAAPQRGTFDYTFDRYATLVEKLTEHLGLRRYALYVMDYGAPVGFRLATRHPERVTAFIVQNGNAYDEGLAGFWDPIKTYWKDPSPANREALRWLTSSKATKWQYTNGVPDTSLVSPDAWTHDQALLDRPGNADIQLDLFYDYRTNPPLYPQWQEYFRSQRPPTLVLWGKNDEIFVAAGATPYLRDNPKAEVHLLETGHFALETHGPQMAELIRDFLGRQLAKKRAER; via the coding sequence ATGTCACCCTCGCAGAGCTCTCTTCCCACGCGTCGCGCCGTCGGCCTGCTGGCCGCGGCCGTGCTCACGCTCGCTGCTTTCCTCCCCTCGCAGGCCGCCCCCGCCGGGACTTCCGCCGACAAGCGCCGCGTGGAGTCCCAAGTGCGCTACCGCACCGCGACTCTTGACGGCGTGGAGGTCTTCTACCGGGAGGCGGGCCCGAAGGACGCGCCCGTGCTGCTGCTGCTGCACGGCTTCCCCACGTCCAGCCACATGTTCCGCAACCTCATCCCGGCCCTCGCGGACCGCTACCGCGTCGTGGCGCCGGACTACCCCGGCTTCGGCCAGAGCGCCGCGCCACAACGAGGGACCTTCGACTACACCTTCGACCGCTACGCGACCCTCGTGGAGAAGCTGACCGAGCACCTCGGCCTGCGGCGCTACGCGCTCTACGTCATGGACTACGGCGCGCCGGTCGGCTTCCGCCTCGCGACTCGGCACCCCGAGCGGGTCACCGCGTTCATCGTCCAGAACGGCAACGCCTACGACGAAGGGCTCGCCGGGTTCTGGGACCCCATCAAGACCTACTGGAAGGACCCCAGCCCGGCGAACCGCGAGGCGCTGCGCTGGCTGACGTCCTCGAAGGCCACGAAGTGGCAGTACACGAACGGAGTGCCCGACACGTCCCTGGTGAGCCCTGACGCGTGGACACACGACCAGGCGCTGCTGGACCGCCCGGGCAACGCGGACATCCAGCTGGACCTCTTCTACGACTACCGCACCAACCCGCCTCTGTACCCGCAGTGGCAGGAGTACTTCCGGAGCCAACGCCCGCCGACGCTCGTGCTGTGGGGCAAGAACGACGAAATCTTCGTCGCGGCAGGCGCGACCCCCTACCTGCGCGACAACCCCAAGGCTGAAGTCCATCTGCTGGAGACGGGCCACTTCGCGCTCGAGACGCATGGGCCGCAGATGGCCGAGCTCATCCGCGACTTCCTTGGCCGTCAGTTGGCGAAGAAGCGCGCGGAGCGCTAG
- a CDS encoding RCC1 repeat-containing protein produces the protein MSRAIRWWMRCVLGASLVLLTSVGCEPTRPGTPPETSSPQTLSRTRPHARIAAGAFHSLAIHPDGTVWAAGNNLAGQLGDGSTQDTSTPVQVQALTGVVSVAGGLYHSLALRADGTARAWGYNSYGALGDGTFTDRRTPVVVQGLTEIRSVVAGDNHSLALKSDGTLWAWGHNGQGQLGDGTETNRSRPLQVPGLTNVVAVAAGGNASFALRADGTLWGWGANNEGQLGNGTREDAFLPTQVQGLSSVMAVSTGRSHTVAVQADGTVWVWGMDHVSAYRSPYPAQVRGLTGIIDVVTGENFSLALQSDGTVWAWGLNATGQLGTGHKQAVYLPVRVLGLTEVSELAAGRQHSVALRADGSIWAWGHNRDGQRGNGLPTRHASPVRVEGGLTDVTAVAAGWGYSLALRSDGTVWAWGYNGVGTLGDGTSQARALPIQVPGLSGVVAIAARNDKCAAILQDGTLWLWGKRTLVPTRMPGITRVAAVALGLDHDLVLRDNGTVWAWGNNWEGQLGDGTTTSRSTPVQVLDLQGVVSIAAGDEHSQAVRQDGTAWAWGNNRSGALGRADILGSVTPLQVPGPADAVTIWANLTYALTLRANGEGVAWGTSVIGTNFAVRGAPSTPRPTVLSGLVTVAAGSSASLALTAGGLLWSAGTNEWGQLGDGSDVNSVSPVRVQGMSGGARAIAVGGDHMLAVTPAGEVWAWGNNQEGQLGHGEPFDALTPAPSLLD, from the coding sequence ATGTCCCGTGCGATTCGATGGTGGATGCGGTGCGTCCTCGGAGCCTCGCTGGTGCTGCTGACCTCGGTGGGCTGCGAGCCCACGAGACCGGGAACGCCCCCCGAGACCTCGAGCCCCCAAACACTCTCTCGAACTCGTCCCCACGCGCGAATCGCCGCCGGGGCCTTCCACTCCCTCGCCATCCATCCCGACGGCACGGTCTGGGCCGCTGGAAACAACCTCGCCGGCCAGCTTGGAGATGGAAGCACGCAGGACACGTCGACACCGGTCCAGGTCCAGGCGCTCACGGGCGTCGTCTCCGTCGCGGGCGGCCTCTACCACTCCCTCGCGCTCCGCGCGGATGGCACTGCCCGCGCGTGGGGGTACAACTCATATGGAGCCCTAGGCGATGGCACCTTCACCGACCGCCGCACCCCGGTCGTGGTCCAGGGGCTGACGGAGATTCGCTCCGTGGTTGCGGGCGACAACCACTCCCTGGCGCTGAAGAGCGACGGCACGCTCTGGGCGTGGGGCCACAATGGCCAGGGACAACTCGGCGACGGCACCGAGACGAATCGCTCCCGCCCGCTCCAGGTTCCCGGGTTGACGAACGTCGTCGCCGTGGCGGCGGGAGGCAATGCCTCGTTCGCCCTGCGCGCCGACGGCACGCTCTGGGGATGGGGAGCCAACAACGAGGGGCAGCTCGGCAACGGGACCAGGGAGGACGCCTTCCTTCCCACCCAGGTCCAGGGACTCTCGAGCGTCATGGCCGTATCGACGGGGCGAAGCCACACCGTCGCGGTCCAGGCGGATGGCACCGTGTGGGTCTGGGGCATGGATCATGTCTCGGCCTACCGCAGCCCCTACCCCGCCCAGGTCCGGGGACTCACGGGCATCATCGATGTCGTCACGGGCGAGAACTTCTCGCTGGCGCTCCAGTCCGACGGAACCGTCTGGGCCTGGGGCCTCAACGCGACAGGGCAGTTGGGGACCGGGCACAAGCAAGCCGTCTATCTCCCCGTGCGCGTCCTCGGGCTCACGGAGGTCTCCGAGCTCGCGGCGGGACGACAGCACTCCGTGGCGCTCCGTGCGGATGGGAGCATCTGGGCCTGGGGACACAACCGCGATGGCCAGCGAGGCAATGGCCTGCCGACTCGCCACGCGAGCCCCGTGCGAGTCGAGGGAGGCCTGACGGATGTCACGGCCGTCGCCGCGGGCTGGGGCTACTCGCTCGCGCTGCGCTCGGACGGAACGGTCTGGGCATGGGGGTACAACGGCGTGGGCACATTGGGTGATGGAACGTCCCAGGCACGCGCCCTGCCCATCCAGGTCCCAGGGCTGAGCGGAGTCGTGGCCATCGCGGCGCGAAACGACAAGTGCGCCGCCATCCTCCAGGATGGGACCCTCTGGCTCTGGGGCAAGCGGACCCTCGTCCCCACGCGGATGCCGGGCATCACCCGCGTCGCGGCGGTGGCCCTCGGCCTCGACCATGACCTGGTGCTGCGTGACAACGGAACAGTGTGGGCCTGGGGCAACAACTGGGAAGGACAGCTGGGAGACGGCACCACGACCTCGCGTTCAACCCCCGTCCAGGTCCTCGACCTTCAGGGAGTGGTGAGCATCGCCGCCGGTGACGAGCACTCCCAGGCGGTCCGTCAGGACGGCACCGCCTGGGCCTGGGGCAACAACCGCTCGGGCGCCCTGGGACGGGCTGACATCCTCGGCAGCGTGACGCCCCTCCAGGTCCCTGGGCCGGCCGATGCGGTCACCATCTGGGCGAACCTCACCTACGCCCTGACACTCCGCGCGAATGGTGAAGGAGTCGCCTGGGGGACCAGCGTCATCGGTACGAACTTCGCGGTCCGCGGGGCCCCCAGCACGCCCCGCCCCACCGTCCTCAGCGGGCTGGTCACGGTGGCGGCCGGAAGCAGCGCATCACTGGCCCTGACCGCGGGAGGACTGCTCTGGTCAGCGGGGACGAATGAGTGGGGGCAGCTCGGAGATGGCTCGGACGTCAACTCCGTGTCTCCAGTCCGGGTCCAGGGAATGAGCGGGGGAGCGCGCGCCATCGCGGTGGGAGGAGACCACATGCTCGCCGTCACGCCGGCCGGCGAGGTGTGGGCTTGGGGCAACAACCAGGAGGGTCAGCTCGGCCACGGCGAGCCCTTCGACGCGCTCACGCCCGCCCCATCGCTCCTGGATTGA